DNA sequence from the Lodderomyces elongisporus chromosome 5, complete sequence genome:
aaatctctgtaatatgttttttttggttcttttgaCTTTTTCTTGGAACCAATTTGTCCTTGTTGCTTGATGagggagaagaaaaataaaaaaaaataaaaaaataaaatttggTATTGAAGTAAAAGTTGATAGCAAAGAGAGCTAATGTAGCTGATGGAAGCGGCGTTTACACAAAGTGTAATTGGTACAAGATGTTAAAACTTGGAATTATATGCACTTTTGTATGATTATATACTTGGCGCAAGGTAGTGGttatggtggtggtgatggtagtcGAAGTAAGAATTGGGAAGCGTACCTTACCTTGGTGGTTGTTTAAATAAGCAGCGGAAGATGGAGCTGAATGTGTATTTCAGGTACAAAGAACTTGTCTACTAATACTGAGAAATGAgtccaaacaaaaaaaaaaaaaataggaaataaaaaaaatatttgcaAAGGTGGTTGGTGTATTATCAGTATTTGATACGTACTAATGAAATATGTAATAAACATAGTGATATCTAAGCTTATGTTGCAATGCCTTTAGTTGGTTAGTTGGAAATTTGTTTAGCTTGTTTAGTTCATTATTATAAGATGATGTTTTGGCTGCGAAAACATCATAGGGAATAGTACAGTTCATCaaagtgaggggaacagcAACCACCAAGGTGTTTTTCCTCCTTGTTTgtattctctctttcactCACTCTTTcactctttattttttttaaaccgTATTTGTCCATTTTGCATTTCCATGTTGCATTGGACGGAACATAACCATCTACCAATGAAGTagataataaaaattattaGTTTTCAATTATTCAACTTATTTTAACAGTTGGTATAGTCTATAACCAAATCTCCTTGGCACCCAATCTGCAGAGGTTAAATTCGATTGATtaccaaatttttcaatcaatcTACATATTCCCTAAAGCAATTGGAATGGAGTGTGATTACattctcttttcaaaaaaatttttattattttttgatttttttttagcatGTTTTTCAAGTAAACTCTTAGTTGACTAATTTTTTATAAGAACAATCATAACGACAAATGTTGTTTCCACCAACAGAAACCTTTAATCAAGAATTCAAATAGTTTGTGGTAAATACAAGTATCTCTTccatttcaaatttgtatACTCTCTTATACATCCAATCTTTTCTCATTGGAATATagtaaacaaaagagtAATTCCATATTGTTCAAGATAGAGGAAagccaaaaacaaaaaaacaagaaacatcCAAGTCCCGTACAATGTATGGACAGGGATATGCCATTACATATAACCAAATAGAGTCAAAGTATCAAAATCAGTATACCAATAAACAGTAGATATTATTGACGTTATTCAAATTACAGAAAAATATTActtaaaattgaaaataaaaggggAAGAAGCAAAGATGAAATGACAAtcaattggaaaagatgAACCGTTTGCAGATGCTTGGGTATACCTTCCATTGTCGTGGCAAGGTACCAAAcgctttgaaaaaaattctgAAACCGCGTTCCCAAATTGTTTTGAGTAGTCTCCATCACACTCTCAgaatttactttttttttttttttgtgctgcttattcttttcattttgtctttgtaCAGAACGCGTCTTGTTCTCAAAAACActctctttcctttccaaAAAATTTGGGCATCCTCGTGACTTACATCATTACaactcttcttttgcttcttttgcttcttttgtttctttctctctacTTTGTAGAACAACCACCATAGCCTTCACAACAATGTCGTCAAACATTGATATCAAGTTCTCCGGCACCGGTAATGAGAAGCTTTTTATACGAAACCTCAAGGGCAAAAACGCTAATGATATCAGATTCATCGACCACAACAAGGAATACTATAGCTGTCTAGACTCTGACGCAGAGCTCATTGCCGATGAAATCTACAAGACGCGGTCTGTACTCAAGACCCAGAATGGCGTTACATACATCACCATGTCAACACAAGTGTTTTTCAATGCCTTGAGGTTGACATTGTTGGAGAAGCAATTACGCGTCGAAGTCTACAATTCACGAACATACGAATTGATTTGCAAAGGTACCGCAGGTAATTTGGATGCATTGGTACTGGAGTATGGAGTTGACTTTGAGTTCCGCGACTGCTCAAATCCATCAATCGCTGCAGTGAAAATCGTCGGGGAGAGCAACAAGGTGGGCGTTTGTCTCATCGAAGAAGACATCATTAGATTGTGCGAGTTTGAAGATAACGACTTGTTGAGTAACTTGGAAGGTTTGCTCGTGCAGTTTGGTGTAAAGGAAGTTGTAGTGCCAAACTTgggagaaaaaagattgaTGCTGGTCATTAATAAAATCTCCAACATTGTGGTGAGTACGTCAACTCAGTTTAACACTAAATATATCGAACAAGACTTGGTAAAGTTATTAGCACACGGGGACGAAGCAGGAGAAGCAGGTGAAGTTGGCAACGACGCAATAAGTAACAatgacaacaacagcagcaacaacaacaacaacaacaacttggAAATGGCTTTTTCAGCAAAGGGGATAAAAATGACAGAACACCCAATTTCTTTATCCTGTTGTAACGCACTAATTTCATACTTGGGTTTGCTTGAAGAACAAACAGATTTGTCAACAAGTAGAGCCTACCACCTTGAAAAATATGATTTGCTGTCGTTTATGAAATTGGACTCGTCAACTTTGAAAGCATTAAATGTATTCCCCGAATTCAAGTCAACCACCATTAGTTCAATTTTTGAGTTATTGAACAAGTGTAAAACAGCCGGTGGGTCGAGACTATTATCACAATGGTTGAAACAGCCATTGACTCTggttgatgaaattgagGAGAGACAGACATTGGTGGCGTTGCTTATAAATGACTCTACCTTGAGAGTCTCAATTCAAAATGCACTCACCCAGATCCCCGATATCAAAAGATTACTAAAGAAGCTTACGATTGCAATGATGAAGAATGgcaatgaaaataaaaaattagaagATTTGGTAAGGCTATACCAAATTGTACTTGTGCTTCCAGAACTAATTGAGGCTTTAACTGATAAAGATAAGATTGTGGACAAATTTTGGCTCGAGCCAATCAAAAAACTGTATAGTGCACTACTCAAATTTCAAGAACTAATCGAAACAACAGTTGACCTAAAAGGCTTGCATGATCTTCATTCAAATTTTGATATCCGCCCCGAATTTGATGCTTCACTCGTGGAAatcaatgaaaaaaagaccGAGGCAATGGACAGGATTAAGCAATTGCATTTGGACGCAGCGGATGACCTCAATATGGATGTTGAtaaaaagttgaaattggaaatgcATCAAATCCATGGTTATTGTATGAGACTAACTAGAAATGACTCGGTAGTGTTGAGAAATAATCGCAAATATATTGAAATCCAAACAGTTAAAGCGGGTGTGTATTTCACCACCAGTGAGTTTAGAAAACAAGCACAAGTCTACACCCACTCATGTGAGGAGTATAATCACAAGCAAAGAGAGTTGATTCGCGAAGTGATTTCCATCTCTTTAACCTACCTGTCGGTGTTTACAAAATTGAGTTTAGACTTGAGCCATCTTGATGTCATTAATAGTTTTGCCAATGCAGCATTATTAGCACCCACTACCTATGTGAGACCCAAAATGATCCCATTGGACTCTGAAAAAAGAGTTGTTAATGTAAAAAATTCAAGACACCCACTTTTGGAGGTTCAAGAAGATGTCGAGTTTATACCAAATGATATAAGCATAGGAAGcaagtttttcaatatcattACTGGTCCCAATATGGGTGGTAAATCCACATATTTGAAACAAATTGCTACACTTGCTTTAATGGCACAAGTTGGATCCTTTATCCCTGCCGATGATctaagagaagaagaagaagaggaagaaaaagaagaagcagcagcagcagcagcagcaaaaagcggggaaaataaaaatggtGCTCCCACACTTCCTGTGTTTGACGCAATCTTATCTCGAGTTGGTGCCGGTGACTCTCAACTCAAAGGTCTTTCCACTTTTATGATTGAAATGTTGGAGACATCATCGATCTTGGCCACGGCGACCAGAAACTCGCTTATAATTATTGATGAATTGGGTCGAGGTACATCAACATATGACGGGTTTGGTCTCGCATGGTCCATTTCAGACCATTTGATCCAAGTGAAGAAATGTATAACTCTTTTTGCGACACATTTCCATGAACTTAATCAACTTGCTAAAAAGTATCCGCTGGAAGTGGAGAATTTACATGTTGTGGCATATGTTGAAAACCAGGATGATATCACATTGATGTACAAGATCGAACCCGGGGTATCTAATAAGTCGTTTGGAATCAACGTTGCTGAAATGGTTAATTTCCCAGAAAAGATTATAAAAATGGCAAAGAGGAAAGCCGAGGAGTTGGAGGATATGAAAGGcgatggaaatggaaatgtaAGCGGGAACGAAGATGGAGGCAATGGCAAGAAATTACGTGGAAATAGAGACGAGTTGTGGTTGGAAGTcgagaatttgaaaaaagtgTTGAAGGAATGGAGAGGCAAGGATTTGAATGCAGAAGAAGCACCGGCTGAATTGAAACGTTTATTGGAGAGAAATTCGAGTGCTTATGTTAAGGAGCTAATTAATAGTTTATAGATTTTGCATTGGAGTTGTACAAAAgcttgtttttattttaaagtATTTATCATTTGGTTTGGcgatacaaatatataattttgATCAACatattaaacaaaaaaggtGTATGtccgttgttgttgttgttgttgcagttgaagcaaattatatatatttagtCTATTTATGTCTAATAAGCAAAAATGGGTCAAAATACACCAAAATGAATGTTATAGATGTGGTAAAATCAAACAAGGTCTTTGTTCAAAGTAGGAGATGGGGGTAAAAGGTTTGGACCAtataaaaagcaaaagcaaaagcaaaagcaaaagcaaaagcaaaagcaaatgcaaatgcaagtGCAAGTGTCACATTGTGaaacgaaaaaagaaaaacaccaAGACTAACACACATGTACACGTACACATACAATTGTCTAGTGTTGTTTCACCTTTTTAGCTGCGTTAGCATCAACTTCTGCTAATCTCTTGACTGCATTGTATCTCTCCAATCCATATGGATCTATACATTTCACTACGGGCAAAAATCCCATATAATACTTCAAGGTAAAAAATTGTTCTGTTCCAGTGATAAAGCATCTCAAGTACTCTTCGTAAATCAATGAAAAGTAAACACCAGTTCCAGTGAAGATATGCCACCATCCATGACCTTCCAAAAGGAAACCGTATGGGATGCCCCAACCTTTTCTAATGATTCTTACTTGATCACAGAAGTGGATATCCAAGTTCCACAAAAACCAACCAAACAAGAATATCCCAACACCAAACATTGCGATTCCGTCCATTTGCTTTCTAATCTTTTTGTCATTTACATGTTTCCAACTCAAGACCAACGATTTGTAGATGACACATCCATTGAGTATAGCATATGCTGTTTGGTGTAATGCTGGGTCAGTGTACACGtacaagtatatatatgttatCAAGCTAGTCGCCAGAAAAATACCAATCCAAATAGCAATGCTAACACTTTTGGGTTGGAAGGAGCTATATACTGACCAGAACGGCACAATTGTGGCGTATAGCATGGGTAATTCGTCAAGCAATTGGTATTCGTATTGCAACGTCATGTGGAATAACCAACTTCCGATTCCGACAAGCAAAAAGCCAAATGCAGTGATTAAGAATCTCGTTTCAAGCTTATTGGAATAGGCCAGGTAGATGGCAAAGATGGCGAGTGCCATAAAGGCCAGGTTCGTCACAGTGTTGACTGCTTCGGCGATATAAGGTGTTACTGCGTAGTTCAATTCACACCAGTCGATTGTGGACAGCGGTTTGCCCCAGTAACCGATAGCTTGCTCTTCAGCATATGGCCAAGCAAAAGGTAACATTTGTAGGATAGGATGggatattttttttttctaattcaACTTAAATTAATCGAATTTGAATAAAAAGTGGTGGATCAGTGGCGCAAGTTTTTATGAATAAAAAGTTGGAAAAGGGTAGAACAGATGAAAACGTGGAGGTCAATTGATTATTGAAAGCGCTGAAGCAAGGTGTAGTGaacttgtttcttttgtcgGTGAACTTTGTATCAAAAAATGACTTCACAGAACTAAATCTCTTTACTAGTGTGCCAATGAgggatatatatatatatatatatatgtataatTAGTAATACAAAATAAGAATTTGGTAGAGTGATCTCCAAAAGGGTCTAGGTTCTGAATCAAAGATTACGAAAATTGAGAATCTGCAAAAATTGAacttttatctttattttcaaatctgAAGAAGGACTGGGTTGataaatagaaaagttgaagaaagagataAATCGAATTGAGTTGAATTTATTTAGATTGGATTGGATTGAGttaaaataaagatgaCGTTGTTGAAGCTAACGATATTTTAATAAGGAAAGATGGAGGGGTGTGTCTGTTCCTACCATAGTTTATCTATAGCCGACATTCATAAGTCCGGCGCCTAACCTCCTTCCCtatattttctttgtccTTACTCAGCTCATTGCTGTCCCACGGGCCGAAGcaaaaagccaaaaataaaaaaataaaaataaaaaaaaaaggatcaataaacaaacaaaacaattaaaaaggataaataagtaataaaaatgaaacagAATATAAAACGAGGGGGAAGGCCAAGGAAGGAAGGGTGGATCAGGGAGAAAATAAGGTACTTTTCAAAGCAATGAGGTAAATAAGTCTTATTAGAAGTTCACATAAAACAGGAGGCAAGTAGGTAAAGATTGGTTAGCAGTGGCGCAATAAAAACGTGGCGTCGGGGTTGAGTACCTTCGATAACCGTTGATACCAACTACAATTAATGCTAATGCAAAGAACTCATCTAGAATTACTTTCTACTTGAAGATTGAAGAGAGGGTTCCACATtatcctttttatttttttttttaaatataaaatttaTTTGTGCTTTGACAAAGTTCATATCCATGGCATCCACGGATACtattatcttttttataCTACtaatttttctatttcatCATTCATTAGTCTCTAACTTGTATACAAAATTTATGctcatgtatatatatatatatatatatatataagtacATTTATGTTCCATTCATTGATATTAAATTActgcaatttttttcatcgaCACGATGGATAGTTCGGAATGGGGTCGCAGAAATTTCTATATGTTTATATTGCACAAAGCTTTGTGCGTGTGACATCATTCTTGTACACAATTTTTCGCAATTTGATAttccatttgttttttcctttttcaattttttcaattttttgagTTTTCACAACAACCAATATCCAATGCATTCATACAACTACAGTTTCAACTTTAACCACTACACAAACTTCACTTGTGTTTTATAGTCTGTATTGCATCACTATTTATTGTTCAAACCATCTGAGCCAGCATTCCTCATTGACGGGAGTAATGGTGTAGTAATCATTCATACACATCATCTCCTGATCGGTCTTGTTCTCTCCTTTATGTCTCTTGCCCAACTTGATAGGCTCGTCATCTTGCAATATCTCCTCACACCAATCGGAATCGATTCTGGATGCAAAATGCCAATACAAGTTGGCAATCACCATCTTCATTTCAATCACAGCGACATTCATTCCTAAACACATACGGATACCTTTACCAAATGGCATCATGAATTTATGCTGCTGACGAATACGCGTTTTAAACTCAATTTCCAGCTCACCATAGTGTGGAAGCCATCTTTCTGGTAAAAACTTGTTTGGATCAAAAAACACAGACGCCTCTCTATGCAAGGCAAATGGCAAGCACGAAATAATCGTGCCAGGCGGTATACTTATATCGTCCACCATATATGGCTTTTTGTCAACAACTCTGGGTTCAGCTCCTGGAATAGAGGCATGAACCCTCGTATTTTCTGTAAACACTGCATCAAGAAATGGTAAGCTATCAACTTTCTCGAGGTCCTCGATAATATCGGTTGGCCCTTTGGGTTTGCCAAATGTATTGACCAACTCCTCTTTGAGACGTGATTGTATATGCAAATGAGCTGGACGCGATAACTCATACGTAAAGTAACACAACATCGTGGCCGTCGTCTCATGGCCAGCAAACAAGTTATCCGTCAAGAAAGAATATGCTTCATTACCGAAAAATCCATGTTTTTTCAATGCTTCTAAAGTCGTAGGgttacttctttttctttctcttcttcctttaaGTTCCTcaaactctttttcttgttggttatctcttttgttttcattcattTCTGGCTGATCCTCCTTTTCCAGACGTGCTTCTGCATCGGCATACAAGCTCAATTGGAACTTTGTGATATCTTTTAATGCATTCATTACTAATTTACTAGCTGCAATCTCCCAGAACTGCGGCATAAGCGTAGTCCAGAACC
Encoded proteins:
- the msh2 gene encoding MSH2 protein (BUSCO:EOG09260EPQ), translating into MSSNIDIKFSGTGNEKLFIRNLKGKNANDIRFIDHNKEYYSCLDSDAELIADEIYKTRSVLKTQNGVTYITMSTQVFFNALRLTLLEKQLRVEVYNSRTYELICKGTAGNLDALVSEYGVDFEFRDCSNPSIAAVKIVGESNKVGVCLIEEDIIRLCEFEDNDLLSNLEGLLVQFGVKEVVVPNLGEKRLMSVINKISNIVVSTSTQFNTKYIEQDLVKLLAHGDEAGEAGEVGNDAISNNDNNSSNNNNNNNLEMAFSAKGIKMTEHPISLSCCNALISYLGLLEEQTDLSTSRAYHLEKYDLSSFMKLDSSTLKALNVFPEFKSTTISSIFELLNKCKTAGGSRLLSQWLKQPLTSVDEIEERQTLVALLINDSTLRVSIQNALTQIPDIKRLLKKLTIAMMKNGNENKKLEDLVRLYQIVLVLPELIEALTDKDKIVDKFWLEPIKKSYSALLKFQELIETTVDLKGLHDLHSNFDIRPEFDASLVEINEKKTEAMDRIKQLHLDAADDLNMDVDKKLKLEMHQIHGYCMRLTRNDSVVLRNNRKYIEIQTVKAGVYFTTSEFRKQAQVYTHSCEEYNHKQRELIREVISISLTYSSVFTKLSLDLSHLDVINSFANAALLAPTTYVRPKMIPLDSEKRVVNVKNSRHPLLEVQEDVEFIPNDISIGSKFFNIITGPNMGGKSTYLKQIATLALMAQVGSFIPADDLREEEEEEEKEEAAAAAAAKSGENKNGAPTLPVFDAILSRVGAGDSQLKGLSTFMIEMLETSSILATATRNSLIIIDELGRGTSTYDGFGLAWSISDHLIQVKKCITLFATHFHELNQLAKKYPSEVENLHVVAYVENQDDITLMYKIEPGVSNKSFGINVAEMVNFPEKIIKMAKRKAEELEDMKGDGNGNVSGNEDGGNGKKLRGNRDELWLEVENLKKVLKEWRGKDLNAEEAPAELKRLLERNSSAYVKELINSL
- the YDC1 gene encoding alkaline ceramidase ydc1 — encoded protein: MLPFAWPYAEEQAIGYWGKPSSTIDWCELNYAVTPYIAEAVNTVTNSAFMALAIFAIYSAYSNKLETRFLITAFGFLLVGIGSWLFHMTLQYEYQLLDELPMLYATIVPFWSVYSSFQPKSVSIAIWIGIFSATSLITYIYLYVYTDPALHQTAYAILNGCVIYKSLVLSWKHVNDKKIRKQMDGIAMFGVGIFLFGWFLWNLDIHFCDQVRIIRKGWGIPYGFLLEGHGWWHIFTGTGVYFSLIYEEYLRCFITGTEQFFTLKYYMGFLPVVKCIDPYGLERYNAVKRLAEVDANAAKKVKQH